The window TGCGCACGCGGTTCCTCGCCGCTCATCAGGCGCGCGACCAGCTCGCGGAATCCCTCGCGCTCGTCATCGTGCACGAGCGGACTGCTGGCGAGCGGAATGCCGAGAACTTGATCGGAATGCCAGCCAAAGATGTCTTCCGCCTTCGGTGTCCAGCGCACCAGCCGGAACTCGCGGTCCCATTCCAGCACGGCAAGCGGCGTATTGTTGATGTGGGAGGACAGCATCCAATTCACGCGCTTCAATTCATCCGCGTTGCGCTTCTCGTCGTGAATGTCGGTATGCACCGCGTAAATCCCGAGAACGTTGCCGTCGCCATCGCGGTTGGGGGCAAAGTGAACGGCTTCCCATCGTTGCTCGCCGTCGGGCTGCGTGAGCAGCTTCTCCGTCGAAACGACCTCCCCTCGCATCACGCGGTCGAGCAACGGCGCGAGCTGGGTCGCGCGCGCATCACCGATGACGTCTGCCACATGCCGCCCGGTCAGTTCCTTGCGATCCCGAGCCAGCCATTCCTCGTTGTGGCGATTCAGGAAGCGATAGCAGTAGTCGCGATCGATGTACGACACGCGCGCCGGTACGTTGTCCATGATGAGGCGCAATTCGGCCTCCGACGCGCGCAACGCCTCCTGCGCCTGCTTCAAGCCGTGGATGTCGTTCATCAGCACGAACGCGCCGTGAATCTCGCCCGACGGCGTACCGTCTGGCACGACGCGAATCGTCATCCAGCGGCGCGCCCCGTTGGCGCCGGGAACGAGCCGGTCGAACGCGGTCGACTCCCCCTCCATCGCTCGCGTCAACATGGCTTGGGCGCTTTGATAGATGCCCTGCCCTACGACGTCGCGCAGGCGCATTGCGCCGCCCTCCTCTGCCTTCAGGCCGAAATACTGCAGAAAGGTCCGGTTGACGTATTGGCAGCGCTCGTCGCGGTCGATGTAGGCAACGGGTGCAGGCACGCCATCCATGATCGCGCGCAACTGGCTCTCGCGTGCGGCGAGAGCATCCTGCGCCTGTTTCAGGTCGGTAATATCGTGCCCGACCACATACAAACCCTTGATCGTTCCGTCGAACTTCAAGTCTGGAACGATCCGTTCGCGCAGCCAGCGCCCGCGGCCCGACGCATCGACGACCGGACGCTCAAAGGTGACTGCCTCTCCGGTGAACGCGCGGTTCATGAACGGCGCCAGGGCGGACGACGCGTCGCTGCCGAGCACTTCCGCCGCGGTCTTGCCGATGACGGCGTCGCGTTCGAGGCCCGTCAGACGCAGGAAGGACTCGTTGATGAATGCATAACGGCGATCGGCGTCCACATACACGACCGGCTCGGGAATGTTGTCGGTGAAAAGGCGCAGTTGCTCTTCGCGCACTGCCAGCGCTTGCTCGGTCAGCTTGAGATCATGGATGTCGTACTCGGTGCAATACAGCCCACGCACATTGCCCGCGCCATCCAGATCGGGCGCCACGCGCCCGTGCAGCCAGCGCCGCGCACCCTGCGCCGTCGTCCCCACGCGCTCGTACTCGACGTGCTCGCCCGCCTGCGCGCGTTTCAGGATCGGCCGGATGAACGAGGCAACATCGGCGGACATGATCTGGTATGGCGTTTTGCCGTAGATAGCATCCTGCGGCTTGCACACGGCGTTCGCGAACGCCTGGTTGACGAACGTGTAGTTGAGACTGCGATCGAGGTACGCGAC is drawn from Burkholderiales bacterium and contains these coding sequences:
- a CDS encoding PAS domain-containing protein yields the protein LVTYTDVNNQKRLELEAGQREHQLRLVTDSVGVPILYFDRQLKLRFVNRPFGDWIGVPVDDLLGHALKDILAHDAMHEMQGHIESAFSGATVSYERREQSADGEARWTRVTLFPDREVGGRVDGAFVVMNDIEEDMRIRDALKSQEAQMRLFADNIPGPVAYLDRSLNYTFVNQAFANAVCKPQDAIYGKTPYQIMSADVASFIRPILKRAQAGEHVEYERVGTTAQGARRWLHGRVAPDLDGAGNVRGLYCTEYDIHDLKLTEQALAVREEQLRLFTDNIPEPVVYVDADRRYAFINESFLRLTGLERDAVIGKTAAEVLGSDASSALAPFMNRAFTGEAVTFERPVVDASGRGRWLRERIVPDLKFDGTIKGLYVVGHDITDLKQAQDALAARESQLRAIMDGVPAPVAYIDRDERCQYVNRTFLQYFGLKAEEGGAMRLRDVVGQGIYQSAQAMLTRAMEGESTAFDRLVPGANGARRWMTIRVVPDGTPSGEIHGAFVLMNDIHGLKQAQEALRASEAELRLIMDNVPARVSYIDRDYCYRFLNRHNEEWLARDRKELTGRHVADVIGDARATQLAPLLDRVMRGEVVSTEKLLTQPDGEQRWEAVHFAPNRDGDGNVLGIYAVHTDIHDEKRNADELKRVNWMLSSHINNTPLAVLEWDREFRLVRWTPKAEDIFGWHSDQVLGIPLASSPLVHDDEREGFRELVARLMSGEEPRAQGLTRNRRNDGSTIWCEWYHSALLDEAGCIDSILSFVQDVSSRIQAEERLQYLATRDALTGLPNRLLLHERLTQAIAKAKRAGRRVGVLFIDLDRFKNVNDTLGHRIGDELLKRVTIALGGALRETDLLARLGGDEFMVIVDEFEDPSVLGRIAQKLLDAIAQSFEIEEHDIYVTSSIGIAVYPDDSDDPEDLLKHADVAMYRSKELGRNTYQFLDANLAEHRLHQHTLETALRAAYKDGALRLHYQPVVRIEDGK